In one window of Deinobacterium chartae DNA:
- a CDS encoding FtsW/RodA/SpoVE family cell cycle protein: MSVNLLIAQVLLAVLGLIGIATAEPDLVPRHFAFTVAAIALTFLASRLPVKFLLKLAPYFWSATLLLLVATLFLGEGGNDSPVKRWLDLGFIRFQPSELAKLGLILMLGSFFARKGVQRKLLGAIFIIGSTTLLVLLEPDLGTSVLIFSLGLVMMFAAGVRFTSISAVVIFVVLAGMPFVSGYLERNPYIVERFTGHVRTVQGEDTRQNEGYQLFAARRAMTEGGLWGLGVDAPKYRVPAGHTDMIVASIAFATGLIGVVILLLAYWLVVHSGLSAAELVVAGRQLTPELHGASVMASGAMYMIVGQAFINLGVAAGIFPVTGIPLPMVSWGGTGQFATALAFALIHAALREVRREKGGRKPATQPTLEEAASGAN, from the coding sequence GTGAGCGTCAACCTCCTGATCGCGCAGGTGCTGCTGGCGGTGCTGGGACTGATCGGCATCGCCACCGCCGAACCGGACCTCGTGCCGCGCCATTTTGCCTTCACCGTCGCCGCCATCGCATTGACCTTCCTGGCCTCGAGGCTGCCGGTGAAGTTCTTGCTCAAGCTGGCCCCGTACTTCTGGAGCGCCACGCTGCTGCTGCTGGTTGCGACGCTTTTTCTCGGCGAGGGCGGCAACGACTCGCCGGTCAAGCGCTGGCTGGACCTGGGCTTTATCCGCTTTCAGCCCTCGGAACTGGCCAAGCTGGGCCTGATCCTGATGCTGGGGTCGTTCTTTGCCCGCAAGGGCGTGCAGCGCAAGCTGCTGGGGGCGATTTTCATCATCGGCTCGACCACGCTGCTGGTGCTGCTCGAACCGGACCTGGGCACCTCGGTGCTGATCTTTTCGCTGGGACTGGTGATGATGTTCGCGGCCGGGGTGCGCTTCACCTCGATCTCGGCGGTGGTGATCTTCGTGGTGCTGGCGGGCATGCCCTTCGTCAGCGGCTACCTCGAGCGCAACCCGTACATCGTGGAGCGCTTTACCGGGCACGTGCGCACGGTGCAGGGCGAGGACACCCGGCAGAACGAGGGGTACCAGCTGTTCGCCGCGCGCCGCGCCATGACCGAGGGCGGCCTGTGGGGTCTGGGGGTCGACGCGCCCAAGTACCGCGTTCCGGCCGGACACACCGACATGATCGTGGCGTCCATCGCCTTTGCCACCGGGCTGATCGGGGTGGTGATCCTGCTGCTGGCCTACTGGCTGGTGGTGCACAGCGGACTGTCGGCCGCCGAGCTGGTGGTCGCGGGCAGGCAACTCACCCCCGAGCTGCACGGGGCCAGCGTGATGGCCAGCGGCGCGATGTACATGATCGTGGGCCAGGCCTTTATCAACCTGGGGGTGGCCGCAGGCATCTTTCCGGTCACCGGCATTCCGCTGCCGATGGTGTCGTGGGGCGGAACCGGGCAGTTTGCCACGGCCCTCGCCTTCGCGCTGATCCACGCGGCCCTGCGCGAGGTGCGGCGCGAGAAAGGAGGGCGCAAGCCCGCCACGCAACCCACCCTCGAGGAGGCCGCGAGCGGAGCAAACTGA
- the murF gene encoding UDP-N-acetylmuramoyl-tripeptide--D-alanyl-D-alanine ligase encodes MIDPQALPLAARVHPDARPARRITFDSREAGPDTAFAALRGETAHGNDYAQAALEAGAPFVLTDLDLPRAVQVPDARAALRAWARHARDTHAHPVVGITGSVGKTTAKEYAAAALGAEKTPGNLNTLDAIACFLLEHAGEDRPLVVEMGIDRPGEMAELMALVSPDYGIVTAVGESHLEALGSVEGVAREKGGILQARRAGLVSVQAAAFYPGVPTYGFEGASYGGENLHTDLEAARFRFRGVDVTLPAASPVVAEAAVLGLALAAELGLDLPTAAARLRDVDVPGGRYRVHRGPITFIDDTYNANPLSMRAALEALARYPGRRVAVLGEMRELGPDSDHFHREIAAFARAHADVVYSFGDRASLLSDRPFETVEALVAALTAELRPGDTVLFKASRGVRLERVLSPLLEAQRA; translated from the coding sequence TTGATCGACCCTCAGGCCCTGCCGCTGGCGGCGCGCGTTCATCCGGACGCGCGCCCCGCGCGGCGCATCACCTTTGACTCACGCGAGGCCGGCCCTGATACGGCCTTCGCGGCCCTGCGCGGCGAAACCGCGCACGGCAACGACTACGCCCAGGCCGCCCTCGAGGCGGGAGCTCCCTTCGTGCTGACCGACCTCGACCTGCCCCGCGCGGTGCAGGTACCCGACGCACGCGCGGCCCTGCGCGCCTGGGCGCGGCACGCGCGCGACACGCACGCGCACCCGGTGGTGGGCATCACCGGCAGCGTCGGAAAAACCACCGCCAAAGAGTACGCGGCGGCGGCCCTGGGCGCCGAGAAAACCCCGGGCAACCTCAACACCCTCGACGCCATCGCCTGCTTCCTGCTCGAGCACGCGGGTGAGGACCGTCCGCTGGTGGTCGAGATGGGCATTGACCGCCCGGGCGAGATGGCCGAACTGATGGCGCTGGTCTCCCCCGACTACGGCATCGTGACCGCCGTGGGCGAGTCGCACCTCGAGGCCCTCGGCTCGGTCGAGGGCGTGGCGCGCGAAAAGGGCGGCATCCTGCAGGCCCGCCGCGCGGGCCTCGTCAGCGTGCAGGCCGCTGCCTTCTACCCGGGCGTACCCACCTACGGCTTTGAAGGGGCCAGCTACGGGGGCGAGAACCTGCACACCGACCTTGAGGCGGCCCGTTTCCGCTTTCGCGGGGTGGACGTGACCCTGCCCGCCGCGAGCCCGGTGGTGGCCGAAGCCGCCGTCCTCGGCCTGGCCCTGGCCGCCGAGCTCGGCCTGGACCTGCCCACGGCCGCCGCGCGCCTGCGCGACGTGGACGTGCCGGGCGGACGTTACCGGGTGCACCGCGGGCCGATCACCTTCATCGACGACACCTACAACGCCAATCCGCTCTCGATGCGCGCGGCCCTCGAGGCCCTGGCGCGCTACCCGGGACGGCGCGTTGCGGTGCTGGGCGAAATGCGCGAACTGGGCCCCGACAGCGATCACTTCCACCGCGAGATCGCCGCGTTCGCCCGCGCGCACGCCGACGTGGTTTACAGCTTCGGCGACCGCGCATCGCTGCTCTCTGACCGTCCCTTCGAGACGGTCGAGGCGCTGGTCGCGGCCCTCACCGCCGAACTGCGTCCGGGGGACACCGTGCTGTTCAAAGCCTCGAGGGGCGTGCGCCTCGAGCGGGTGCTGAGCCCGCTGCTGGAGGCGCAGCGTGCGTAG
- a CDS encoding MliC family protein: MKMLRPALLLSALVAASTALAAPAEQITYRTVRYVCERNTPLEVKYVNFGTQGPDFVVLTYRGQQYGLAQALSGSGARYASLYGPTPGDGGLEWWTKGNGGTLSKFAPGSSSDTIPLLSNCRQR, from the coding sequence ATGAAAATGCTGCGTCCCGCCCTGCTGCTCTCCGCCCTCGTTGCCGCTTCGACCGCTCTGGCCGCCCCGGCCGAGCAGATCACCTACCGCACCGTCCGTTACGTGTGCGAACGCAACACCCCCCTCGAGGTGAAGTACGTCAACTTCGGCACCCAGGGCCCCGACTTCGTGGTGCTCACCTACCGGGGGCAGCAGTACGGACTGGCTCAGGCCCTCAGCGGCAGCGGAGCGCGTTACGCCAGCCTGTACGGCCCCACCCCCGGCGACGGCGGCCTGGAGTGGTGGACCAAGGGGAACGGCGGTACGCTCAGCAAGTTCGCGCCCGGCAGCTCGAGCGACACCATCCCGCTGCTGAGCAACTGCCGTCAGCGCTGA
- a CDS encoding cytochrome P450: MKLPTLEFDLNAPAFVQNPYPTLAGLREQTPAFFEPTWNKVFFTRYEDISTILRDSRRFGRAITHILSRDELGWPAPDPRQAAFDAFQENHPLDNEPPRHTRLRSLVAKAFTPSRSEALRGRIEGLVNRSLDALRERESFDLVREYAEPLPVAVIAELLGIPEELRPKLRPWSAAIVKLYELGYTEQQQRAANTAVLEFSAALRELAALRRRDPKDDLITALVQVEEAGDRLSEDELIATSILLLNAGHEASVNGLTGGVHALLRQREHWDTLVRAARADAPLEVFKAAAEELLRFDTPLPMFERWVLEDCEVGGVPLQRGQEVALLYASGNRDPRKFARPDEIVLDRTPNPHLTFGLGIHYCLGAPLARLELGVALRALVSGFPDLRLADESAPACYGGGFVIRGIERLEVVPR, from the coding sequence GTGAAGTTGCCCACCCTCGAGTTCGACCTGAACGCCCCCGCCTTTGTCCAGAACCCGTACCCCACCCTGGCCGGGCTGCGCGAACAGACCCCCGCCTTTTTCGAACCCACCTGGAACAAGGTGTTCTTCACCCGCTACGAGGACATCAGCACCATCTTGCGTGACAGCCGCCGCTTCGGCCGCGCCATCACCCACATCCTGTCGCGCGACGAACTCGGCTGGCCCGCCCCCGACCCCAGGCAGGCCGCCTTCGATGCCTTCCAGGAAAACCACCCGCTCGACAACGAGCCGCCGCGCCACACCCGGTTGCGCTCGCTGGTCGCCAAGGCTTTTACCCCCTCGAGGTCCGAAGCGCTGCGCGGCCGCATCGAGGGACTGGTCAACCGCAGCCTAGACGCCCTCCGTGAGCGGGAGAGCTTCGATCTGGTGCGCGAATACGCCGAGCCGCTGCCGGTTGCGGTGATCGCCGAGCTGCTCGGAATACCCGAGGAGCTGCGGCCGAAGCTGCGCCCCTGGTCGGCCGCCATCGTGAAACTCTACGAACTGGGCTACACCGAACAGCAGCAGCGCGCGGCCAACACCGCCGTCCTCGAGTTCAGCGCCGCGCTGCGCGAACTGGCCGCCCTGCGCCGCCGTGACCCCAAAGACGACCTGATCACCGCGCTGGTCCAGGTCGAGGAGGCCGGGGACCGGCTCAGCGAGGACGAGCTGATCGCCACCTCCATCTTGCTGCTCAACGCCGGACACGAGGCCAGCGTGAACGGCCTGACCGGCGGCGTGCACGCCCTGCTGCGCCAACGCGAGCACTGGGACACCCTCGTTCGCGCCGCGCGGGCGGATGCACCCCTGGAGGTTTTCAAGGCCGCCGCCGAGGAACTGCTGCGCTTTGATACCCCGCTGCCGATGTTCGAGCGCTGGGTCCTCGAGGACTGCGAGGTGGGCGGCGTCCCGCTCCAACGGGGCCAGGAGGTCGCCCTGCTGTACGCCAGCGGCAACCGGGACCCGCGCAAATTCGCCCGTCCCGATGAGATCGTGCTGGACCGCACGCCCAACCCGCACCTCACCTTCGGCCTGGGCATCCACTACTGCCTGGGCGCTCCGCTGGCCCGCCTGGAGCTCGGCGTGGCGCTGCGCGCCCTGGTGAGCGGCTTTCCCGACCTGCGGCTGGCCGACGAATCCGCTCCGGCCTGCTACGGGGGCGGCTTCGTGATCCGGGGCATCGAACGCCTCGAGGTGGTTCCCCGCTGA
- the murD gene encoding UDP-N-acetylmuramoyl-L-alanine--D-glutamate ligase codes for MDVLIYGLGRSGRAVARFVHELGWQAAWYDQQPAEQDRQLMQELGLTAGDPRGRYHWVIAAPGVPIDHPDLEVLRAQGAHIIGEVELGFLTRRTPMIGITGTAGKGSTVSATAQLLRFLGVGALEGGNIDPPLLDVIDRAEVAVVELSSFQLERVRTFRPSVAVITNLGVDHIDRHGSVDAYHAAKLNLIRNLTGEDSLIVPASLRSRVSGTPAELHSFPDRPERIVDLEGQEVLPVSGLPGGVHPANAQAALLAALSYLRQLGRSVSPEELQAALRSLRPVAGRFETVAELEGVRFIEDSIATRTLAVKAALEHAPAPIAWIVGGVDKGAELADLEEVARARVRLIVAIGQDGPRFARHFGLPSVEITGQDGRAAMHAAVRAAFEGLEGAGSVLLAPLGTSFDQFRDYKDRGQAFREAVAELEARLQSASGGA; via the coding sequence ATGGACGTGCTGATCTACGGTCTGGGCCGCTCAGGGCGCGCGGTGGCCCGCTTTGTACACGAACTCGGCTGGCAGGCTGCGTGGTACGACCAGCAGCCTGCCGAGCAGGACCGGCAGCTGATGCAGGAACTGGGCCTCACGGCCGGTGACCCGCGCGGGCGTTACCACTGGGTGATCGCCGCGCCCGGCGTTCCCATCGACCACCCGGACCTGGAAGTCCTGCGGGCGCAGGGCGCGCACATCATCGGCGAGGTGGAGCTGGGGTTCCTCACCCGCCGCACGCCCATGATCGGCATCACCGGCACGGCGGGCAAAGGCTCCACCGTGAGTGCCACCGCCCAGCTGCTGCGTTTTCTCGGCGTGGGGGCCCTCGAGGGCGGCAACATCGACCCGCCCCTGCTCGACGTGATCGACCGCGCCGAGGTGGCGGTGGTGGAGCTCTCCTCGTTCCAGCTCGAACGGGTACGGACCTTCCGGCCCTCGGTCGCGGTGATCACCAACCTGGGCGTGGACCACATCGACCGTCACGGCAGCGTGGACGCCTACCACGCCGCCAAGCTCAACTTGATCCGCAACCTGACCGGCGAGGACAGCCTGATCGTCCCCGCGTCGCTGCGTTCTCGGGTAAGCGGCACCCCGGCCGAACTGCACAGCTTCCCGGACCGTCCCGAGCGCATCGTGGACCTCGAGGGGCAGGAGGTGCTGCCCGTCAGCGGGCTGCCCGGCGGGGTGCACCCGGCCAACGCGCAGGCCGCGCTGCTGGCCGCGCTGAGCTACCTGCGGCAACTGGGGCGCAGCGTCTCTCCCGAAGAGCTGCAAGCGGCGCTGCGCAGCCTGCGCCCGGTTGCGGGCCGCTTCGAGACCGTCGCCGAACTCGAGGGGGTGCGCTTCATCGAGGATTCGATCGCCACCCGCACCCTGGCGGTCAAGGCGGCCCTCGAGCATGCGCCCGCTCCGATCGCCTGGATCGTGGGCGGGGTGGACAAGGGCGCGGAACTCGCAGACCTCGAGGAGGTCGCGCGCGCACGCGTGCGGCTGATCGTCGCGATCGGCCAGGACGGCCCGCGCTTCGCACGGCACTTCGGCCTGCCCAGCGTGGAGATCACCGGGCAAGACGGCCGGGCCGCCATGCACGCCGCGGTGCGCGCGGCCTTCGAGGGCTTAGAGGGAGCGGGCAGCGTGCTGCTGGCCCCGCTGGGCACCTCGTTCGATCAGTTCAGGGACTACAAGGACCGCGGGCAGGCCTTCCGCGAGGCGGTCGCCGAGCTCGAGGCGCGGCTGCAGTCCGCTTCGGGCGGGGCCTGA
- a CDS encoding DAK2 domain-containing protein: protein MPEALRPADLAAALRFATDWLGVYREQVNALNVYPVPDGDTGTNMHLTLQSVRRELDTCDENDMESVARAISYGGLLGARGNSGVILSQLLKGFSETIRSVKTVDGRTLARALEKAAQSGYAAVMKPVEGTILTVAREVGEGARNSRGATPLEVLHDALTSGRAGLERTPELLPVLKQAGVVDSGGQGYLYVLEGVLGYLEGKALPEAPAVESYAAQSLEHEEFGYCTEFLMEKATVPVEKIRELVQDFGDSLLVVGAEGFVKGHIHTNEPDQLLATVARYGTMVRTKVEDMSEQHTEILSMAGAAARAEAETPQNGLVAVAAGYGLVKIFRSLGARVVSGGQTQNPSVQDIVDAVRSVTAHKVIVLPNNKNVVMAAQKAAELLGGRAVVLPTKTLGQGLGAAISFNEDEDTETLAAAMQESAARVTTLEVTRASRTVQLGEYDVREGEVIGLRDDELAHAGGSPEEAVIAMLEKVYATQDILTVFSGPNVTEEQLGTLQSHLEERFPNLEAEFHTGGPDLYDYLVTLE from the coding sequence ATGCCTGAGGCCCTGCGTCCCGCTGACCTGGCCGCTGCCCTGCGCTTCGCCACCGACTGGCTGGGGGTCTACCGCGAACAGGTGAACGCCCTCAACGTCTACCCGGTTCCGGACGGCGACACCGGCACCAACATGCACCTGACCCTGCAGTCGGTGCGCCGCGAACTCGACACCTGCGACGAGAACGACATGGAAAGCGTGGCCCGCGCCATCTCCTACGGCGGCCTGCTGGGCGCACGCGGCAACTCGGGCGTGATCCTCTCGCAGCTGCTCAAGGGCTTCTCCGAAACCATCCGCAGCGTCAAGACGGTGGACGGCCGCACGCTGGCGCGCGCCCTCGAGAAGGCCGCGCAGAGCGGTTACGCCGCCGTGATGAAGCCGGTCGAGGGCACGATCCTCACCGTCGCCCGCGAGGTCGGCGAGGGCGCGCGCAACTCGCGCGGCGCCACCCCGCTCGAGGTGCTGCACGACGCCCTCACCAGCGGACGGGCGGGCCTGGAGCGCACGCCCGAACTGCTGCCGGTCCTCAAGCAGGCCGGGGTGGTGGACTCGGGCGGCCAGGGCTACCTGTACGTCCTCGAGGGCGTGCTGGGCTACCTCGAGGGCAAAGCGCTTCCCGAGGCTCCGGCCGTCGAGAGCTACGCCGCGCAGAGCCTCGAGCACGAGGAGTTCGGCTACTGCACCGAGTTTCTGATGGAAAAGGCCACCGTGCCGGTCGAGAAGATCCGCGAACTGGTGCAGGATTTCGGTGACTCGCTGCTGGTGGTGGGTGCCGAGGGCTTCGTCAAAGGCCACATCCACACCAACGAGCCCGACCAGCTGCTGGCAACCGTGGCGCGCTACGGCACCATGGTGCGCACCAAGGTCGAGGACATGTCCGAACAGCACACCGAGATCCTCTCGATGGCCGGAGCGGCCGCCCGCGCCGAAGCCGAGACCCCACAAAACGGCCTGGTGGCCGTCGCCGCCGGATACGGCCTGGTCAAGATCTTCCGCTCGCTGGGCGCGCGGGTGGTCTCGGGCGGGCAGACCCAGAACCCCTCGGTGCAAGACATCGTGGACGCGGTACGCAGCGTGACCGCCCATAAGGTGATCGTGCTGCCCAACAACAAGAACGTGGTGATGGCCGCGCAGAAGGCCGCCGAACTGCTAGGAGGCCGCGCGGTCGTGCTGCCCACCAAGACGCTCGGTCAGGGCCTGGGAGCTGCCATCTCCTTCAACGAGGACGAGGACACCGAGACGCTGGCGGCCGCCATGCAGGAGAGCGCCGCGCGGGTCACGACCCTCGAGGTCACCCGCGCCTCGCGCACGGTGCAGCTGGGCGAGTACGACGTCCGCGAGGGCGAGGTCATCGGCCTGCGCGACGACGAACTGGCGCACGCGGGCGGCTCGCCCGAGGAGGCGGTGATCGCCATGCTCGAGAAGGTGTACGCCACCCAGGACATCCTCACCGTGTTCAGCGGTCCCAACGTGACCGAGGAACAGCTCGGCACGCTGCAGTCGCACCTGGAAGAGCGTTTCCCCAACCTCGAGGCCGAGTTCCACACGGGCGGCCCGGACCTGTACGACTACCTCGTCACCCTCGAGTAG
- a CDS encoding phospho-N-acetylmuramoyl-pentapeptide-transferase, which produces MNIVYAMLLSWFLVGLFISVAKRRGWGQTVRRDGPSAHVVKEGTPTAGGVPLLLAIVAVWGLGVIGGRLEFQEAELVVIASAVLMGVIGFIDDFLKVRARLTGRPTSTGLRAREKFAMQFIVGAAFGVAAANLSPLSWPGLGFWFDAPFYMLLMVGAVNAFNFTDGLDGLAGGVTAIVLLPLVAISPVAAITLGAIGGFLWFNLRPASVFMGDTGSHALGAAATALYVLYGYTWYLPLVAIVPIAEVLSVVIQVAYFRRTGGKRFFRMTPIHHHFELGGWQEGKVTGRFWMITMITTALAWALMSGAQ; this is translated from the coding sequence ATGAACATTGTGTATGCGATGCTGCTGTCGTGGTTCCTGGTGGGCCTGTTCATCTCGGTCGCCAAACGGCGCGGCTGGGGCCAGACCGTGCGCCGTGACGGCCCCAGCGCCCACGTCGTCAAGGAGGGCACGCCCACGGCGGGCGGCGTTCCGCTGCTGCTGGCCATCGTGGCCGTATGGGGCCTGGGCGTCATCGGTGGACGCCTCGAGTTCCAGGAGGCCGAACTGGTCGTCATCGCCTCGGCGGTCCTGATGGGGGTCATCGGCTTCATCGACGATTTCTTGAAGGTGCGGGCCCGTCTGACCGGGCGGCCGACCTCTACCGGCCTGCGCGCCCGCGAGAAGTTCGCGATGCAGTTCATCGTGGGCGCCGCTTTCGGCGTGGCCGCCGCCAACCTCTCGCCGCTGAGCTGGCCGGGGCTGGGCTTCTGGTTCGACGCGCCCTTTTACATGCTGCTGATGGTGGGGGCCGTGAACGCCTTCAACTTCACCGACGGTCTCGATGGCCTGGCCGGCGGGGTGACCGCCATCGTCTTGCTGCCCCTGGTCGCCATCTCGCCGGTCGCGGCGATCACCCTGGGGGCCATCGGCGGATTCTTGTGGTTCAACCTGCGCCCCGCCTCGGTGTTCATGGGGGATACCGGCTCGCACGCGCTGGGGGCGGCGGCCACCGCCCTGTACGTGCTGTACGGCTATACGTGGTACCTGCCGCTGGTGGCCATCGTTCCCATCGCCGAGGTGCTGTCGGTGGTGATCCAAGTCGCCTACTTCCGCCGCACCGGCGGCAAGCGCTTTTTCCGTATGACCCCGATCCACCACCACTTCGAGCTGGGCGGCTGGCAAGAAGGCAAGGTCACCGGCCGCTTCTGGATGATCACCATGATTACCACCGCCCTGGCCTGGGCGCTGATGTCAGGAGCGCAGTGA
- a CDS encoding DUF692 family multinuclear iron-containing protein, giving the protein MLRLAANAVPALLTLLAEQPDFPIDYLHYPSPPRDPREVQRARALRPLLLHGWSPQNYSVTDPVLPQPEILREQVVSSGTPYLSVHLDLRLSPGQTPPTPEQVLEAVVRGARDLRRASGLDLLLLENVPFCGPQRPEWIADPAFIGEALAASDCGLLLDLAHARVTAWHLGEDLGRYLAAFPLGRVVEVHVSGTRLERGALRDRHAALLEGDYALLERILPRLPAARTLTLEYLGLCASSGPLAQRERRDLLEQLLRLDTLRRHLAGAPYRSPLVL; this is encoded by the coding sequence ATGCTGCGACTCGCTGCCAACGCCGTCCCCGCCCTGCTGACCCTTCTCGCGGAACAGCCCGACTTTCCCATCGACTACCTCCACTACCCTTCGCCACCGCGCGACCCGCGCGAGGTTCAGCGGGCCCGGGCCCTGCGCCCGCTGCTGCTGCACGGCTGGAGCCCCCAGAACTACTCGGTCACCGACCCGGTCTTGCCCCAGCCCGAAATCCTGCGCGAACAGGTCGTCTCAAGCGGCACCCCCTACCTCTCGGTTCACCTGGACCTGCGCCTGTCTCCCGGGCAAACGCCGCCCACCCCCGAACAGGTGCTCGAGGCGGTCGTGCGCGGCGCGCGCGACCTGCGCCGCGCGAGCGGTCTTGATCTGCTGCTGCTCGAAAACGTTCCTTTCTGCGGCCCGCAGCGCCCCGAGTGGATCGCGGACCCGGCTTTTATCGGCGAAGCCCTGGCCGCCTCGGACTGCGGCCTGCTGCTCGACCTCGCGCACGCACGCGTGACCGCCTGGCACCTGGGCGAGGACCTGGGGCGTTACCTCGCCGCCTTCCCGCTGGGCCGGGTGGTCGAGGTGCACGTCTCCGGAACCCGCCTCGAGCGCGGCGCGCTGCGCGACCGTCACGCCGCGCTGCTCGAGGGCGACTACGCGCTGCTCGAGCGCATTCTGCCGCGCCTGCCCGCCGCGCGCACCCTGACCCTCGAGTACCTGGGGCTGTGCGCCAGCAGCGGCCCGCTGGCCCAGCGCGAACGCCGCGACCTGCTCGAGCAGCTGCTGCGGCTCGACACCCTGCGCCGCCACCTGGCCGGAGCGCCCTACCGCAGCCCACTGGTCCTCTAG
- the murG gene encoding undecaprenyldiphospho-muramoylpentapeptide beta-N-acetylglucosaminyltransferase, translating to MIKPTIVLSTGGTGGHIYPAVALARELEARGYATAMIGQRGGMEERIAQTENLSFHGVSAGKIDRSRPDPKQVWRAARGFGEARAFLRRLRPAAVVGFGGFASLPGVLSAQALGIPTLLHEQNARLGLTQRLALRAARVVTTAFDEVRGVPAARARKVGMPVREARLERHEALSRLNLQSGPLTVLVMGGSQGSLMLNRNVPGILEGLFGKEGLYGDYSVQVIHACGGRWLPEMAARVHDLSWYKVTGYVDAVAAWSCADFAITRAGSSTLAEAAYHGVPLLMVPLPSAAEDHQTANARAVERAGAGRMIPEAELGSALPQAVLECIPQGARTRMSEAARSLSPAGAVQRLADEVERVLRGD from the coding sequence ATGATCAAGCCCACCATCGTTCTTTCCACCGGCGGTACCGGAGGACACATCTATCCGGCGGTCGCCCTTGCCCGCGAACTCGAGGCGCGCGGTTACGCGACCGCCATGATCGGCCAGCGCGGCGGCATGGAAGAACGCATCGCCCAGACCGAGAACCTGAGTTTCCACGGCGTCAGCGCCGGAAAAATCGACCGCAGCCGCCCTGACCCCAAACAGGTCTGGCGGGCCGCCCGGGGCTTTGGCGAGGCGCGCGCGTTTCTGCGGCGCCTGCGCCCGGCCGCCGTGGTGGGTTTCGGCGGCTTCGCCAGCCTGCCCGGCGTGCTCTCGGCCCAGGCCCTGGGCATTCCGACCCTCTTGCACGAACAGAACGCCCGTCTCGGCCTCACCCAGCGCCTGGCGCTGCGCGCGGCCCGGGTGGTCACCACCGCTTTCGACGAGGTGCGCGGCGTGCCCGCCGCCCGCGCTCGAAAAGTCGGCATGCCGGTGCGCGAAGCGCGCCTGGAACGGCACGAAGCCCTGTCCCGCCTGAACTTGCAAAGCGGTCCGCTCACCGTGCTGGTGATGGGCGGCTCGCAGGGCAGCTTGATGCTCAACCGCAACGTTCCGGGCATCCTCGAGGGTCTGTTCGGCAAAGAGGGTCTGTACGGCGACTACTCGGTTCAGGTGATTCACGCCTGCGGAGGGCGCTGGCTGCCCGAAATGGCCGCGCGCGTCCACGACCTGTCGTGGTACAAGGTCACCGGCTACGTGGACGCGGTCGCAGCCTGGAGCTGCGCCGACTTCGCCATCACCCGTGCCGGGTCCTCGACGCTGGCCGAAGCCGCCTACCACGGGGTTCCGCTGCTGATGGTCCCGCTGCCCTCGGCGGCCGAGGACCACCAGACCGCCAACGCCCGCGCGGTCGAGCGGGCCGGTGCGGGGCGCATGATCCCCGAGGCCGAGTTGGGTTCGGCGTTGCCTCAGGCGGTGCTAGAGTGTATTCCGCAGGGTGCGCGCACGCGCATGAGCGAGGCCGCCCGCAGCCTCAGCCCCGCAGGCGCCGTTCAGCGGCTCGCCGACGAGGTTGAGCGCGTTTTACGAGGAGACTGA
- a CDS encoding HAD family hydrolase produces MFDFDGTLADSASVAVALYNRVAQPRGWGLLTPENLEELRGLSMQGRFVRLGIPPRAVPALVVRLIRLYRAEAARVPLHPGVPELLRDLRARGYRLFVVSTNAEETIRAVLARHGLEQAVEEVRTSGRLFGKGRLLSGLLRRHHLLPQRSVYVGDELRDLEASRQAGLRFVAVSWGVDTASGLQRAGPDALVHHPAEITRWLESWA; encoded by the coding sequence ATCTTCGACTTCGACGGTACGCTGGCCGACTCGGCCAGCGTGGCTGTAGCGCTCTACAACCGCGTGGCCCAGCCGCGCGGCTGGGGGCTGCTCACGCCGGAAAACCTCGAGGAACTGCGCGGCCTGTCCATGCAGGGGCGCTTTGTCCGGCTGGGCATTCCCCCTCGCGCCGTGCCCGCGCTGGTCGTTCGGCTGATCCGCCTGTACCGGGCAGAGGCAGCCCGCGTTCCCCTGCACCCCGGTGTGCCCGAACTGCTGCGCGACCTGCGCGCGCGTGGCTACCGGCTGTTCGTGGTGTCTACCAACGCCGAGGAGACCATCCGCGCGGTCCTCGCCCGTCACGGCCTCGAGCAGGCGGTCGAGGAGGTACGCACCAGCGGCCGCCTGTTCGGCAAGGGACGGCTGCTGTCCGGTCTGCTGCGGCGTCACCACCTGCTGCCTCAGCGCAGCGTTTACGTGGGCGATGAGTTGCGCGACCTCGAGGCGAGCCGCCAGGCGGGACTGCGCTTTGTCGCCGTGAGCTGGGGCGTGGATACCGCCTCTGGACTGCAGCGGGCCGGGCCCGACGCCCTGGTTCACCATCCTGCCGAGATCACCCGTTGGCTCGAGTCCTGGGCCTGA